The following proteins are co-located in the Eleginops maclovinus isolate JMC-PN-2008 ecotype Puerto Natales chromosome 1, JC_Emac_rtc_rv5, whole genome shotgun sequence genome:
- the usp19 gene encoding LOW QUALITY PROTEIN: ubiquitin carboxyl-terminal hydrolase 19 (The sequence of the model RefSeq protein was modified relative to this genomic sequence to represent the inferred CDS: inserted 1 base in 1 codon), with amino-acid sequence MASSGGNGVAGSETVGRRGGAQQRGGSGRDNSSDLSSSTSKKKQKDRANQESREAKRAAAAAVDGVIAEVKKDVFVDWKQNVNEVTVRLRCGEGVQRIEDINTTFTDTHCHVHFPDGRQWSCQLQEEIEASCSRVQHKEKGGFLHVIMHKKIPFHIWPSLKSNKKEKDEVPIETKKEKEPEGKSVDSESSEKPKVSSTQPKPQPPHTPAHRNKAERGTKRGLKNKQACDKASTGSAGAKGGAGDSSTPTIRPVSVTQAEPQEPSAKRTITQLPATTKEATSPADRDSHTHLPAGRSPQTQRXDGDNRGGGEEQRAGDAAGSHSNTTQVAEKRNQSSDRSVTAAHGSDDQPAAPVSTVNGLQTDNQLPVGLDKEVNSASPETQGGRTDSEPQKKPVEQESEQDTLISQQQLESKEAGSIAAVGVAAKQSQSPAEPPRQGSGDGEEKRDQSKEEPLLEIQQEVPEPMVNLQFLKNDSYEKGTDLMVVNVYTKEICRDTARVIFREQDFTLIFQTSDANFLKLHPDCGPNTVFKWQVKLRNLIQPELCSYSFTPSRLDITLKKRHSQRWGGLEAPAIQGAVGGAKVAVPSSPTCMEKSQPGSSQHSLPTKDEPPRVGEEKPKPPKASSRVDDGGLDNVAPRSVSEHVAITKQEPAVTTPKPTCMVQPMTHAAPASNERHEEEEEKKVCLPGFTGLVNLGNTCFMNSVIQSLSNTRELRDYFHDRGFESEINCNNPLGTGGRLAIGFAVLLRALWKGTHHAFQPSKLKAIVASKASQFTGYAQHDAQEFMAFLLDGLHEDLNRIQNKPYTETVDSDGRLDEVVAEEAWQRHKMRNDSFIVDLFQGQFKSKLVCPMCSKVSITFDPFLYLPVPLPQKQKVLSVFYFAKEPHKKPIKFLVSVSKENSSTAEVLESISRNVRVKPENLRLAEVGKNRFLRMFLPSHPLDTVSSSDMLFCFEVLSKDMAKERVVLLRVQQRLQVPNIPISKCAACLKPPVSDDDKLKRCTRCYRVGYCNQVCQKNHWPHHKGLCRPNTENVGLPFLISVPESRLSYARLTQLLEGYTRFSVNVFQPPFQSDRTSPETPQSRADLPPMPASSPEGPGSGDEAVGGSSVVAAGQELESPSLLPESLAESAQASAVHSGDSLSSSQTSLSTTRTADSGFSEPISSSSCCSLDHHAEKETSCEKAVRPEAAVTGYQQPSESASGHASQFYIALLDSNNKEQRLDEREDLLADLPEDATLELVWKNNERLKEYVLVSSKELEYEEDPGSLSETARAGHFTLEQCLNLFTRPEVLAPEEAWYCPKCQQHREASKQLLLWRLPNILIIQLKRFSFRSFIWRDKINDMVDFPVRNLDLSKFCIGQKDDMQQPPIYDLYAVINHYGGMIGGHYTAYARLPSDKNSQRSDVGWRLFDDSTVTMVEESQVVTRYAYVLFYRRRNSPVERPPRFLRPVGAESPASAGATASQASLIWRELEEEEEGLDEGPRGLFRSPLRRRQAPRNRDEEEADRSDGSVRRPRRQRMSEYPDDDCVRYFVLGTVAALFALFLNLVYPLLYRANWA; translated from the exons ATGGCCAGCAGTGGTGGTAACGGCGTGGCTGGTTCCGAGACAGTGGGCCGTCGCGGTGGGGCTCAGCAGAGGGGGGGGAGTGGCAGGGACAACAGCTCGGACCTGTCCTCCAGTACCAGtaagaagaagcagaaggaCCGGGCCAACCAAGAGAGCAGAGAGGCCAAGAGGGCAGCCGCTGCAGCAGTCGACGGGGTCATTGCAGAGGTCAAGAAAG ATGTGTTTGTGGACTGGAAGCAGAATGTCAATGAAGTGACGGTCAGACTACGCTGTGGGGAGGGGGTGCAGAGAATAGAGGATATCAACACAACCTTCACTGATACACACTGCCATGTGCACTTCCCAG ATGGACGGCAGTGGAGCTGCCAGTTGCAGGAGGAGATTGAGGCCTCATGCAGCAGAGTCCAGCACAAGGAGAAGGGAGGCTTCCTGCATGTCATCATGCACAAGAAGATTCCCTTCCACATCTGGCCTTCGCTTAAG TCaaacaagaaggagaaggacGAAGTTCCTATTGAGACCAAAAAAGAGAAGGAACCAGAGGGGAAGTCCGTTGACTCGGAGTCATCAGAGAAACCCAAAGTGTCCTCCACCCAGCCAAAACCacagcccccccacacacctgCACACCGCAACAAGGCAGAGCGGGGGACAAAGCGTggcctgaaaaacaaacaagcgtGTGACAAGGCCTCTACAGGCTCTGCAGGGGCGAAGGGTGGAGCTGGAGACAGCTCAACCCCCACCATCAGGCCTGTCTCAGTCACGCAAGCAGAGCCTCAGGAACCCAGTGCCAAGCGCACCATCACCCAGCTGCCCGCGACGACCAAGGAGGCCACGTCACCGGCCGACAGGGACtcgcacacacacctgcccGCTGGTCGGAGCCCTCAGACGCAAC AAGATGGAGACAACAGAGGCggaggagaggaacagagagcGGGAGACGCTGCTGGCAGCCATAGCAACACAACTCAG GTGGCAGAAAAGCGAAACCAGTCTTCAGACAGATCTGTAACAGCGGCACACGGCAGTGATGACCAACCAGCAGCTCCCGTCAGCACCGTTAACGGCCTCCAGACAGATAACCAGCTACCTGTTGGATTAGACAAGGAAGTGAACTCAGCCTCTCCTGAAACGCAGGGAGGTAGAACTGACTCTGAGCCACAGAAAAAGCCTGTTGAGCAGGAATCAGAGCAGGATACTCTGATCTCCCAGCAGCAGCTTGAATCAAAGGAGGCGGGCTCTATAGCAGCTGTTGGCGTGGCAGCCAAACAGAGCCAGTCACCTGCTGAACCCCCGAGGCAGGGCAGTGGGGATGGAGAGGAGAAGCGGGACCAGTCCAAGGAGGAGCCCCTTCTGGAAATACAACAAGAAG TCCCAGAGCCCATGGTCAACCTGCAGTTTTTGAAGAATGACTCGTACGAGAAGGGCACCGACCTGATGGTGGTGAATGTTTACACCAAGGAGATCTGCAGGGACACGGCCAGGGTCATCTTCAGGGAACAGGACTTCACCCTCATCTTCCAGACAAG TGATGCTAACTTTCTGAAGCTTCATCCAGACTGTGGACCAAACACAGTGTTCAAGTGGCAAGTCAAACTCAG GAACCTGATCCAGCCCGAGCTGTGCAGCTACTCCTTCACCCCGTCCCGACTGGACATCACCCTGAAGAAGAGGCACAGCCAGCGCTGGGGGGGTCTGGAGGCCCCCGCCATTCAAG GTGCAGTGGGTGGAGCCAAGGTCGCTGTGCCCTCCAGCCCTACCTGCATGGAGAAGAGTCAGCCGGGCAGCAGCCAGCACAGCCTCCCCACCAAGGACGAGCCACCCAGGGTCGGTGAGGAGAAACCCAAGCCCCCTAAAGCCTCCTCCAGAGTAGATGATGGAGGTCTGGATAACGTGGCTCCTCGCTCCGTCTCTGAGCATGTTGCTATCACCAAGCAAGAGCCTGCTGTTACCACG CCTAAACCCACCTGCATGGTGCAGCCCATGACCCATGCCGCTCCCGCCAGCAACGAGCgccatgaagaagaggaggagaagaaggtgTGCCTGCCTGGTTTTACAGGATTGGTTAACCTCGGAAACACCTGCTTCATGAACAGCGTCATCCAATCCCTGTCCAACACCAGAGAACTCAGGGACTACTTTCATG ATCGAGGGTTCGAGTCAGAAATCAACTGCAATAATCCCCTGGGGACGGGAGGCCGGCTAGCCATTGGTTTCGCAGTGCTCCTCAGGGCCCTTTGGAAAGGAACACACCATGCCTTCCAACCCTCCAAACTCAAG GCTATTGTGGCCAGTAAAGCCAGTCAGTTTACAGGCTACGCCCAGCACGATGCCCAGGAGTTCATGGCTTTCTTGCTGGACGGACTCCACGAAGACTTGAACCGCATCCAGAATAAACCTTACACAGAGACGGTGGACTCTGACGGGCGGCTGGATGAG GTGGTTGCTGAGGAAGCGTGGCAGAGGCACAAGATGAGGAACGATTCCTTCATCGTGGACCTCTTCCAAGGCCAGTTCAAATCCAAGCTGGTCTGCCCCATGTGCTCCAAG GTGTCCATCACCTTTGACCCTTTCCTCTACCTGCCCGTGCCCTTACCTCAGAAACAAAAGGTGCTCTCTGTTTTCTACTTTGCTAAGGAACCTCATAAAAAACCCATCAAG TTTTTGGTGAGTGTGAGTAAGGAGAACTCCAGCACGGCAGAAGTCCTCGAATCCATCTCCAGGAATGTCCGCGTCAAGCCAGAGAACCTCAGGCTGGCAGAG GTGGGTAAGAACCGCTTCCTGCGCATGTTCCTGCCGTCCCACCCCCTGGACACGGTGTCCTCCTCCGACATGTTGTTCTGCTTTGAGGTGCTCTCCAAAGACATGGCCAAAGAGAGGGTGGTGTTGCTCCGAGTGCAGCAG AGACTCCAGGTCCCTAATATTCCCATCTCTAAGTGTGCCGCTTGCTTGAAGCCTCCGGTGTCTGACGACGACAAGTTGAAGCGCTGCACACGCTGCTATCGCGTGGGCTACTGCAACCA AGTGTGTCAGAAGAACCACTGGCCCCATCACAAGGGTCTGTGTCGCCCCAACACAGAGAATGTGGGCTTGCCTTTCCTGATCAGCGTGCCGGAGTCCCGCCTCTCCTACGCCCGCCTCACCCAACTGCTGGAGGGCTACACCAG GTTTTCCGTCAACGTGTTCCAGCCTCCTTTCCAGTCAGACAGGACATCCCCCGAAACACCCCAGTCCCGCGCTGACCTCCCCCCAATGCCAGCAAGCTCTCCTGAGGGCCCTGGTTCAGGGGATGAGGCTGTGGGTGGCAGCAGTGTAGTAGCAGCTGGTCAGGAGCTGGAGAGCCCCTCCCTGCTGCCTGAGTCCCTGGCAGAGTCCGCTCAGGCCTCAGCAGTCCACTCCGGGGACTCCCTGTCCTCCTCCCAGACCTCCCTCTCCACCACACGGACCGCAGACTCAGGATTCTCTGAGCcgatctcctcctcttcctgctgctctctggACCATCATGCAGAGAAAGAGACGTCTTGTGAGAAAGCAGTGCGGCCAGAAG CTGCAGTAACGGGCTATCAGCAGCCTAGTGAGTCAGCCTCAGGTCACGCCAGTCAGTTCTACATCGCTCTGCTGGACTCCAACAACAAGGAGCAGAGGCTGGATGAAAGAG AAGACCTTCTTGCAGACCTCCCTGAAGACGCCACCCTGGAGCTGGTGTGGAAAAACAACGAGCGTCTGAAGGAGTACGTGCTGGTGAGCTCTAAGGAGCTGGAGTATGAGGAGGACCCCGGCTCTCTGAGTGAGACGGCCCGAGCGGGACACTTCACCCTGGAGCAGTGCCTCAACCTCTTCACCAGGCCAGAGGTGCTGGCCCCAGAGGAGGCGTG GTACTGTCCAAAGTGCCAGCAGCACCGAGAGGCCTCcaagcagctgctgctgtggcGTTTGCCCAACATCCTGATCATCCAGCTCAAACGCTTCTCCTTCAGGAGCTTCATTTGGAGGGACAAGATCAACGACATGGTGGACTTCCCTGTCAG GAATCTGGACCTTAGTAAGTTCTGTATTGGCCAGAAGGATGATATGCAACAACCCCCCATCTACGACTTGTACGCAGTCATCAACCACTATGGAGGGATGATCGGGGGTCACTACACAGCCTACGCCCGCCTGCCCAGTGATAAGAACAGCCAGCGCAGTGATGTTG GCTGGCGTCTCTTTGATGACAGCACCGTGACGATGGTGGAGGAGAGCCAGGTTGTAACGCGTTACGCCTACGTCCTTTTCTACCGGCGACGAAACTCCCCCGTGGAGAGGCCGCCACGTTTCCTCAGGCCCGTAGGAGCAGAGTCGCCCGCGTCTGCAGGAGCCACTGCCAGCCAG GCCTCTCTAATATGGCGGGaactggaggaagaagaggaggggctTGACGAAGGCCCCCGCGGACTGTTCCGCTCTCCACTGCGGAGGCGACAAGCGCCAAGGAACAGAGATGAGGAAGAGGCGGACAGAAGCGATGGGTCGGTGCGGCGACCCCGCAGGCAGAGGATGTCGGAATATCCCGACGATGACTGTGTGCGATACTTTGTTCTGGGAACCGTGGCAGCGCTGTTCGCTCTGTTCCTTAATCTGGTCTACCCTCTGCTGTACAGGGCCAACTGGGCCTGA